Proteins from one Leishmania infantum JPCM5 genome chromosome 21 genomic window:
- a CDS encoding major vault protein-like protein: MSTASVVKLMPHEYLHVEDTNTCEVLTLVGPITYTLYDHHRQLHETPQPCVVVPPSQFVTVKNPMHAVPTSLKDKADAPPVYTLLRSSPGSITGLAALPYSRWKMPYGSSELRFFDESPFPLLPGETVDEPSPMPLLTASEALTLEALAPHDVVDPVTGAAVHRAAQECFLFKGPGLYTPRLDERIVSKVTGVYVSPPQVCYLSAKYDFVDDDGVPRVAGEQWIVQAHGIFFPHPAVTLQVRDAYVLTSFEALTFVSYKAFYDEGLQVAREAQKPYLISYADTKDGTYLPRPHETFRGRRRQVHLTATQYCVVINPVGADGTARLHQAEVRVGKQSFMLQPGEHCTKPLTALVLSEDEALLHVALQTYTEADGTVREGGSRWLVRGPRQYIPPVYARVVERRRIMKVDENCGVYVRNIHTGKVRSVFGKPFMLGADEQLWERPIGAYVRRLLAEPRQSLRVTDMSAKERAEASLEEGWAATRVEWDMQASSTAAAEVAGGGCYSASSSGESLDSSDDFMDRGECADELQLLDAATRNAHPPRLSRHISRYHVITVNVEHNTLVRLYDTSTGLSRVVAGPATVFLEPHEHFTPLSLSGGRPKEPHQIHSLSLYLGPDYMADVIEVETRDHARLRLHLAYNWEFGSVDSSGKAGMVDPELAFTIPDFIGEACKALASRVRSAIAGQAFEFFHCNSSTLIRQAIFTPAEDGSIVSHGDSLCFTANGLYITTVDVQSVEPVNIKTRTALAKSVQLAVEIITKAQESDASHQAALLEQEAKGALDLQVMRDRAKAEQQRTELLRVMGENTALEQAGASRAQALAESAARLAEAQGEVDATPIRCAAHSVGMDTELEVLRKRAELDLAHRQSMNNLAIDKIRKLSDIEATKYEKIMASLGSETLIAIANAGPELKAKLLGELGLQGFVVTDGKTPINILNLADKMAAGPLATTPSPAAPGAARVS, translated from the coding sequence ATGAGCACGGCATCCGTAGTGAAGTTGATGCCGCACGAGTACCTGCACGTGGAGGACACGAACACGTGTGAGGTGCTCACCCTTGTCGGTCCCATCACCTACACCCTGTACGACCATCACCGCCAGTTGCACGAAACACCGCAGCCATGCGTTGTGGTGCCGCCCAGCCAATTCGTCACGGTGAAGAATCCGATGCATGCGGTACCGACCTCTCTCAAAGATAAGGCCGATGCGCCGCCAGTGtacacgctgctgcgcagctcaccTGGGTCCATCACGGgcctggcggcgctgccgtacAGCCGCTGGAAGATGCCATATGGCAGCAGTGAGCTACGCTTTTTCGACGAGTCGCCGTTCCCGCTCCTGCCAGGCGAGACTGTCGACGAGCCATCGCCCATGCCGCTGCTAACGGCTTCAGAGGCGCTCACTCTGGAAGCACTCGCACCGCATGACGTTGTGGATCCCGTTACGGGTGCGGCAGTGCACCGCGCCGCTCAGGAATGCTTTCTTTTCAAAGGACCTGGCCTCTACACCCCACGACTTGACGAGCGCATCGTGAGCAAGGTGACCGGTGTGTACGTCTCCCCGCCGCAGGTGTGCTACCTGTCGGCCAAGTACGACTTCGTGGACGATGACGGTGTGCCCCGCGTGGCTGGAGAGCAGTGGATTGTTCAGGCGCATGGCATCTTCTTTCCCCACCCCGCCGTGacgctgcaggtgcgtgACGCGTACGTGTTGACCAGCTTCGAGGCGTTGACGTTCGTCTCCTACAAAGCCTTCTACGATGAGGGGTTGCAGGTTGCCCGCGAGGCGCAGAAGCCGTACCTCATCTCGTACGCGGACACCAAGGACGGAACGTACCTCCCACGGCCGCATGAGACGTTTCGGGGCCGGAGGAGACAGGTGCACCTCACTGCCACGCAGTACTGCGTCGTGATCAACCccgtcggcgccgatggAACTGCGAGGCTGCACCAAGCCGAGGTTCGCGTGGGGAAGCAGAGCTTCATGCTGCAGCCCGGTGAGCACTGCACGAAACCTCTCacagcgctggtgctgagCGAGGacgaagcgctgctgcatgtCGCACTGCAGACGTACACGGAGGCGGATGGAACTGTGCGAGAGGGCGGCTCGCGTTGGCTCGTCCGCGGGCCGCGGCAGTACATCCCGCCAGTATACGCGCGGGTggtggagcggcggcgcatcaTGAAGGTCGACGAGAACTGCGGCGTCTACGTGCGCAACATCCACACAGGCAAGGTGCGCTCGGTCTTTGGCAAGCCGTTCATGCTGGGCGCCGACGAGCAGCTGTGGGAGCGCCCCATcggtgcgtatgtgcgtcGCCTTCTGGCCGAGCCGCGGCAATCGCTGCGGGTAACGGACATGTCCGCCAAGGAAAGGGCGGAAGCCTCCTTGGAGGAAGGGTGGGCGGCCACGAGGGTGGAGTGGGACATGCAAGcgtcgagcaccgccgccgctgaggtgGCCGGGGGTGGCTGCTACAGCGCTAGCAGCAGTGGCGAGAGCCTCGACTCTAGCGACGACTTCATGGACAGAGGCGAGTGCGCggacgagctgcagctgctcgacgccgccacccgcAACGCGCACCCGCCGCGCCTCTCGCGCCACATTAGTCGCTATCACGTCATCACCGTCAACGTGGAGCACAACACGCTGGTGCGCCTCTACGACACGAGCACCGGCCTCAGCCGCGTTGTGGCCGGCCCCGCCACGGTGTTCCTGGAGCCGCACGAGCACTTCACACCGCTTTCCCTCTCCGGCGGACGTCCGAAGGAACCGCACCAGATCCACTCGCTAAGCCTCTACCTTGGGCCAGACTACATGGCCGACGTCATCGAAGTCGAGACACGCGACCACGCCCGACTGCGGCTTCACCTCGCCTACAACTGGGAGTTTGGTTCCGTAGACTCGAGCGGCAAGGCGGGCATGGTGGACCCAGAGCTGGCCTTCACCATCCCGGACTTCATCGGGGAGGCGTGTAAGGCACTGGCGAGTCGTGTGCGGTCGGCGATTGCGGGACAGGCCTTCGAGTTCTTCCACTGCAACTCGTCGACGCTCATTCGCCAGGCGATCTTCACGCCGGCTGAGGACGGCTCCATCGTCTCCCACGGCGACTCGCTGTGCTTCACCGCAAACGGCCTCTACATCACCACGGTAGATGTGCAGAGCGTGGAGCCGGTGAACATCAAGACGCGGACCGCGCTGGCGAAGAGCGTGCAGCTCGCGGTGGAAATAATCACCAAGGCGCAGGAGAGCGACGCTTCTCACCAAGCGGCGCTCCTCGAGCAGGAGGCGAAGGGTGCGTTGGACCTGCAGGTGATGCGTGACCGCGCCAaggcagagcagcaacgcacagagctgctgcgcgtgatGGGCGAGAACACGGCGCTGGAGCAGGCCGGCGCCAGtcgtgcgcaggcgctggctgagagcgccgcgcgtctggcagaggcgcagggAGAGGTAGACGCCACCCCGATTCGCTGTGCCGCCCACTCCGTCGGCATGGACACAGAGCTGGAGGTGTTGCGCAAGCGGGCGGAGCTGGACCTCGCACACCGCCAGTCCATGAACAACCTCGCCATCGACAAGATCCGCAAGCTGTCTGACATCGAAGCGACAAAGTACGAGAAGATCATGGCCTCACTCGGGAGTGAGACGCTCATCGCGATTGCGAACGCGGGGCCGGAGCTGAAGGCGAAGCTTCTTGGCGAGCTGGGCCTGCAGGGCTTCGTCGTCACGGACGGCAAGACGCCCATCAACATACTGAACTTGGCAGACAAGATGGCTGCCGGGCCATTGGCCACCACACCGTccccagcagcgcctggagCGGCGCGAGTGTCGTGA
- a CDS encoding calmodulin-like protein, which produces MSVLSEAQRTCASLQFLLLDQDSDGFIGSHELGAYLRAIGLYPSQSDIAGYIALVDPEEQGRVSQESALALYEKLYPQRTTPEELYAALKVLDDDADGYLTTTQLRHILVNLGARISQEEAEEILCDVEKDGEGMIMVDDIIQLLMPTEGEERL; this is translated from the coding sequence ATGAGCGTACTGTCGGAGGCACAGCGAACTTGTGCGTCTCTGCAgttcctgctgctggaccAGGACTCGGACGGCTTCATCGGCAGTCATGAGCTGGGGGCCTACCTGCGTGCCATCGGGCTCTACCCTTCGCAGAGCGACATTGCAGGCTACATCGCCCTTGTCGACCCGGAGGAGCAAGGACGTGTATCGCAGGAgagcgcgctggcgctgtaCGAAAAGCTCTACCCACAACGCACCACCCCCGAAGAGCTCTACGCTGCACTCAAGGTTttggacgacgacgccgacggctaCCTTACCacgacgcagctgcggcacatcCTCGTCAACCTTGGCGCTCGCATCtcgcaggaggaggcggaagagaTACTGTGCGACGTGGAGAAGGACGGAGAGGGCATGATTATGGTAGACGACATCATCCAACTGCTGATGCCCaccgagggagaggagcgcCTGTGA